From Ignavibacterium sp.:
AAGACCAGATGCGCAAAAAACAAATGCTTTTCAGGAAAATAATTCAATACTTCTTTCAGATGATGCAGTGATGAATTCAAAACCTCAGCTAGAAATTTTTGCTGATGATGTTAAATGCTCTCACGGTGCTACCGTTGGTAAACTTGATGAAGATGCCAAATTTTATTTAAAGACCAGAGGTATTGGTGAAGAAGCTGCCACAGCAATGCTTATTCACGCATTCGCTAGTGATGTAATCAAAACAATTAAAATTGAAGCTCTGAGAGAATATCTTGAAGAGATTATAACAAAAAGATTTAATCAATAAGGAAATATAATGTCTATCAGGTCTGATGCTGCTTTGCCTTCTGTTAATTCGGTTTACGATGTAAATCGCATCAGAGAAGACTTCCCTATTTTAAAACAAATTGTTCACGGCAAGCCGCTTGTTTATCTTGACAATGCAGCTACAACTCAAAAACCCTTACAGGTTCTTAAAGAGCTCGAGAAATATTACTACACTATGAACGCCAACATTCATCGTGGTGTTCATGCTCTAAGTCAGGAAGCAACCGAAGCTTATGAAAGTTCCAGAATAAAAATTAAAAAGTTCATCAATGCACTTGGAAAGAACGAAATAATTTTTACCAGAGGAACTACAGAATCAATAAATCTTGTAGCTCAATCTTACGGAAGAAAAAACTTTAATGAAGGTGATGAAATAATCATCTCGCATATGGAACATCATTCCAATATTGTTCCCTGGCAAATGATCTGCGAAGAACGAAAAGCTAAATTAAGAATAATCCCGATTGACGATAATGGAGAACTTGTCATTGATGAATTTGAAAAAATGCTGAATGAAAAAACAAAATTTGTTTCGATTGTTTATGCTTCTAACTCACTTGGAACTGTAAATCCTGTTAAGAAAATTATTGATCTGGCTCATTCATTCAATGTCCCTGTTTTACTTGATGCAGCTCAGGCAGTAAATCATCTCAAAATTGATGTTCAGGAACTTGATTGTGATTTTCTGGCATTCAGTGGTCATAAACTTTATGGTCCCACCGGTATAGGAATTCTTTACGGCAAAGTTAATCATCTTGATTCAATGCTTCCATATCAAGGTGGTGGCGATATGATTTCTAAAGTAACTTTTGAAAAGACTTTATACAACGAACTGCCTTACAAATTTGAAGCAGGAACTCCAAACATAGCCGGAGCAATCGGGCTTGGCGCCGCAATCGATTATGTAGAAAAAGTTGGATTAGAAAAAATTGCCAAACATGAAAATGACTTACTTGAATATGCTACCGAAAAAATTTCTGAGCTTAAAGGTCTAAGAATAATAGGAACATCAAAAAATAAAATAAGTGTTTTGTCATTC
This genomic window contains:
- a CDS encoding cysteine desulfurase, with translation MSIRSDAALPSVNSVYDVNRIREDFPILKQIVHGKPLVYLDNAATTQKPLQVLKELEKYYYTMNANIHRGVHALSQEATEAYESSRIKIKKFINALGKNEIIFTRGTTESINLVAQSYGRKNFNEGDEIIISHMEHHSNIVPWQMICEERKAKLRIIPIDDNGELVIDEFEKMLNEKTKFVSIVYASNSLGTVNPVKKIIDLAHSFNVPVLLDAAQAVNHLKIDVQELDCDFLAFSGHKLYGPTGIGILYGKVNHLDSMLPYQGGGDMISKVTFEKTLYNELPYKFEAGTPNIAGAIGLGAAIDYVEKVGLEKIAKHENDLLEYATEKISELKGLRIIGTSKNKISVLSFVLENVHPHDVGTFLDFEGVAIRTGHHCTQPIMDRFGIPATSRASFGMYNTFEEVDVLVNGLKKILEVFG